Proteins co-encoded in one Thermomicrobiales bacterium genomic window:
- a CDS encoding ABC transporter permease: MTRYIIRRLLQSFLVVIGVSILVFVILFQTGDPAILMASPDASKEEVEQLRHDLGFDRPIYVQYWDFASKALRGDFGTSLRQGQPVFKLIKQRIPATLKLALTAFAISVIVSIPIGIISATKRNSIWDNLVMGLALLGQSLPAFFLGVVLIFLFAGKLKWLPSYGQGDGTFVDTARHLVLPAITLATFSLARSARLVRSSLLEVLGLDFVRTARAKGLTESAVTYRHALKNALIPVITIFGLEFGTLLGGAVITETVFAWPGIGRMIILAIQQRDFPVVVGAVTIIAVMFVFLNLIVDLLYGVVDPRVRYG, encoded by the coding sequence ATGACCCGCTATATCATTCGGCGGCTCCTGCAATCGTTCCTGGTTGTCATCGGGGTGTCGATCCTCGTCTTCGTCATCCTGTTCCAAACCGGCGACCCGGCTATTCTGATGGCCAGCCCGGACGCATCGAAGGAGGAGGTCGAGCAGCTGCGGCATGACCTCGGCTTCGACCGGCCGATCTACGTGCAGTACTGGGACTTTGCCTCCAAGGCGTTACGTGGCGACTTCGGCACGTCGTTGCGGCAGGGTCAGCCGGTGTTCAAGCTGATCAAGCAGCGCATACCGGCGACGCTGAAGCTGGCGTTGACCGCGTTCGCTATCTCGGTGATTGTCTCGATTCCGATCGGGATCATCTCGGCGACGAAACGCAACAGCATCTGGGACAACCTGGTTATGGGCCTTGCGCTGCTCGGGCAGTCACTGCCGGCCTTCTTCCTCGGAGTCGTGCTCATCTTCCTCTTCGCCGGCAAGCTCAAGTGGCTGCCGTCGTACGGCCAGGGTGACGGGACGTTCGTCGATACGGCCAGACACCTGGTTCTGCCGGCGATCACGCTGGCGACATTCTCGCTGGCCCGCAGCGCTCGCCTCGTCCGCTCCAGCCTGCTCGAGGTTCTCGGCCTCGACTTTGTGCGGACCGCGCGGGCGAAGGGGTTGACCGAATCGGCGGTGACCTACCGCCATGCGCTGAAGAATGCGCTGATCCCGGTCATCACGATCTTCGGCCTGGAGTTCGGCACGTTGCTTGGCGGCGCGGTCATTACCGAGACCGTCTTCGCATGGCCGGGGATTGGCCGGATGATCATCCTGGCGATTCAGCAGCGCGACTTCCCGGTCGTCGTCGGAGCGGTGACGATCATCGCGGTGATGTTCGTCTTCCTGAACCTGATCGTCGATCTCCTGTATGGTGTTGTCGATCCGCGGGTTCGGTACGGCTGA
- a CDS encoding ABC transporter permease: protein MGQTASTAPQTLAEETGRSTKRKTPRIVRSLLQNKLALFSVFIMVLIVIAAIGAPLLAPHNPKAGVLIDSKKPPMWAAKGSSKYVLGTDALGRDILSRVLYGARISLIVGVVAVLIAGAIGIVLGLVSGFYGGRIDDIIMRFADIQLAVPFILLAIAILAVLGQGLDKIILTLGISGWVTYGRVVRGQVMSWREKDFVEAARAIGARNGTIMFKHILPNTFASIIVIASFAVASTILAEASLSFLGLGVPPDVPTWGGMVAAGRDYIITGQWWIYTFPGVAIMLTVMSINAIGDWLRDFLDPRLRL from the coding sequence ATGGGTCAGACAGCCTCCACCGCGCCACAAACCCTCGCCGAGGAGACAGGGCGCTCGACGAAGCGTAAGACGCCGCGGATTGTTCGCAGCCTGTTGCAGAACAAGTTGGCGTTGTTCAGTGTCTTCATCATGGTGCTGATCGTGATTGCCGCGATCGGGGCGCCGCTGCTGGCGCCGCACAATCCCAAGGCCGGCGTGCTGATCGACAGCAAGAAGCCGCCGATGTGGGCCGCCAAGGGCAGCTCGAAGTACGTCCTCGGCACCGACGCGCTGGGGCGCGACATCCTCTCGCGGGTGCTCTACGGGGCGCGCATCTCGTTGATCGTCGGCGTCGTCGCCGTGCTGATCGCAGGCGCGATCGGGATCGTCCTCGGGCTCGTCTCCGGGTTCTACGGGGGGCGGATCGACGACATCATCATGCGCTTTGCCGATATCCAGCTGGCGGTGCCGTTCATCCTGCTCGCGATCGCGATCCTGGCTGTGCTGGGGCAGGGGCTGGACAAGATCATCCTGACGCTGGGCATCTCTGGGTGGGTCACCTACGGGCGCGTCGTCCGCGGGCAGGTGATGTCGTGGCGGGAGAAGGACTTCGTTGAGGCGGCGCGGGCGATCGGCGCGCGCAACGGCACGATCATGTTCAAGCACATCCTGCCGAACACGTTCGCCTCGATCATCGTCATCGCCAGCTTCGCGGTGGCCAGCACAATCCTGGCCGAGGCGTCGCTGTCGTTCCTGGGCCTCGGCGTCCCACCGGACGTGCCGACCTGGGGCGGCATGGTGGCGGCCGGCCGCGACTACATCATCACCGGGCAGTGGTGGATCTACACCTTCCCGGGCGTCGCGATCATGCTGACGGTGATGTCGATCAACGCCATCGGCGACTGGCTGCGCGACTTCCTCGACCCGCGCCTGCGGTTGTAG
- a CDS encoding ABC transporter permease produces the protein MPYLTPVHETARAIGARNGSIMFKHILPNTFASIIVIASFAVASTILAEASLSFLGLSVPPDVPTWGGMVAAGRDYIITGQWWIYTFPGVAIMLTVMSINAIGDWLRDFLDPRLRL, from the coding sequence GTGCCCTACCTGACTCCGGTTCACGAGACGGCGCGCGCGATCGGCGCACGCAACGGCTCGATCATGTTCAAGCACATCCTGCCGAACACGTTCGCCTCGATCATCGTCATCGCCAGCTTCGCCGTCGCCAGCACGATCCTGGCCGAGGCGTCGCTGTCGTTCCTCGGCCTCAGCGTCCCGCCAGATGTGCCGACCTGGGGTGGCATGGTGGCGGCCGGCCGCGACTACATCATCACCGGGCAGTGGTGGATCTACACCTTCCCCGGGGTTGCGATCATGCTGACGGTGATGTCGATCAACGCCATCGGCGACTGGCTGCGCGACTTCCTCGACCCGCGCCTGCGGTTGTAG